GCGCCAGGAGTCGCCCAATTTTGAGCCAACCCCTACCGATGTAACTTCTGCGACGGATACATCGGAAGAAACTGACTTAATTTATGGGCGTCATCCCGTCCTTGCCGCCTTGGAAAGCCAGCGCCAGCTAAACCGGGTTTGGATTCTGCCGCAACTGCGCTACGATCCCCGTTTTCATTCCTTACTACTCCAAGCCAAAGCTAACGGTACGATCATTGATGAAGTAGAGCCACGCCGCCTCAGCCAAATTACTGAGGGAGCCAATCATCAAGGTGTTGCGGCTCAAATCGCCCCTTACCCGTACCAGGATTTAGCTGACTTAATTAAGAACGCTAAATCAACAGCCGAGCAACCCGTGCTACTCGTATGTGATGGGATCAACGATCCTCATAATTTAGGAGCCATCATTCGCACGGCAGAAGCCTTAGGCGCTCAGGGCTTAATTATTCCCCAACGTCGAGCTGTCGGTGTGACCTCCACTGTCGTGAAAGTCGCCGCAGGAGCTTTAGAAACATTCCCTATTGCCAGGGTGGTCAATCTCAGTCGCGCCTTAGAGGACTTAAAAGCCGCTGGCTTTTGGATTTATGGCATGGCAGCAGGAAACGGTAAACTACTACACACCGTTAAATTTACAGGCCCGATAGTATTGGTCGTAGGCTCAGAAGGGAGTGGTTTGAGCTTGCTTACCCAACGCTGCTGTGACGTTCTGGTTTCAATTCCTCTACAGGGCAAGACCCCCAGCCTCAATGCCTCAGTAGCGACAGCAATGACTTTGTACGAGACTTATCGCCAGCGTTGGTCAAATATACTTTACCTGGACACTCTGCCCAAAGATACCTTGAAAAATGAAGTGTGAGGTAGTATAAAAAAATGTAAAAATCGCGATATAAAAAGACAACATAGAATCCCGTGTATCAGGCAAACAGCATGAAAGAAGTTTTGATCAAGATTCTCCAATTCTTGGGATTGGCTTTTTGGGTTGAAATTGTTACCGACAATCCCGGCTGCACCTACTACTTCGGACCTTTCTTTAACGAGAAAGAAGCTGTGGCAGCCCAGGGCGGATACATTGAAGACTTAGAAAACGAAGGAACTCAAGGCATAAGCGTAAAAATACGGCGCTGCAAACCGAACAACCTAACAATTTTTGAGGAAGAACAGGGGGAGCATCCTGCTAGTTTTCTGAAAACCGTGACTACCTTTAGCAGACAAGCGTCTTAGTCTACTTCGGCAGGTACAAGCTTCCGCTCAATCAGGATCTTAAAAACAAAACGTCAGCCACCTAGAGGCTCCATCAGGTTAGGACTTGAGGGTTGATTTGAATCCATCCATCAATGTCCCTAATTACCTGCTGAGAAATCTCCCAGGGAAAGAGGTGAGCTGTATTGGGGTAGCACTGCCACTGGCAATCCTTAAGATGTTGAGCCGTCTCGCGGCTCGATTCCATGGTGATGTGCCTATCTGCTGCCCCAGCCATCACGAAGCAAGGACATTGAATTTGCTCTAAGTCGGGAAGCCTATTATATCCGGATTGCAAGGCAATGTTAAGCGCTCGTGTGGCAGCGGCTGAGGTTTGTAAATAGGCTGACATCGCTTCAAAGGCAAGGTACTCGTAAGCCTGAGGAGTATGCTGTTGGATCAGGTAGCGATAAAGCGATCGCTTGCCAAAAGTGTCAATATTCCACTGCCACCCAGGCACCACCCGATTGATCAGCGAAGCAATCCCCGTGTAAAGATTATCCTCCCAGCTAATGGGTGGATGACTCCCTCTCGGTCGGGCGGCTGTGGCGATCAAAATCATGCCGCTGACTCGTTCGGGGAGTTTCAGGGCGAGTTCCATGGCGAGAATTCCTCCCAGTGACCAGCCCAGTACCAGGCAACGGTCAATCTGAAAGCGGTCTAGAAGAGCTTCCAAGTCAATTAAGTGATCGGTCATCATAAAGTCGAACTGAGCTCGACTATTGCCGTATCCCCGCAAATCGGGAGCAAGAGTTTGGAAGCGTTGGGAGAGGTGATTGGTAAAGACAGACATACTCCTACCCAATCCCGGATGACCATGCAGACAAAGTATAGGAAATCCTTCGCCTTTGACGTGAACGTTAAGGTTTAAAGCTTGAGAAGATACTTGAGACACAGATACTCGCTCTAACGTTCTAGCTGGACTATCGAACTAATTCCAGCTTAATCCCATCGACGGCGGATCATCCCTGACACAGTGTCTCAAGATAAGTTCATATTGGCGCTAGGGCATTCGCAGGTTTACCAGAGCCGACGCTTTAAGCCGCAACTTCTATGCCCCCCTGCTGGTTACTGCTCCAGCCCAGCCTTATACTGAAGTAGCAATTTGGAGTCACAAAGGAGGCAGTGCATGGCATCCATCCGTGAGTTGCACAAACAACTCATCCGTAAAGAACGCTCGGCTGTTGAAATTACCCAAGAAGCCCTAGACCGAATTCAGCTACTAGAGCCGCAATTACACAGCTTTTTGTGCGTGACAGCAGAACAAGCCTTGGATCAGGCGCGTCAAGTGGATGCCAAAATCGCCGCCGGGGAAGAAATTGGCCTGTTGGCGGGCATTCCCATTGGCATCAAAGACAATATGTGTACCAAGGGGATTCGCACCACCTGCGCCTCGAAAATTCTGGAAAATTTTGTACCGCCCTATGAGTCAACGGTGACGC
The Microcoleus sp. AS-A8 genome window above contains:
- the rlmB gene encoding 23S rRNA (guanosine(2251)-2'-O)-methyltransferase RlmB; the protein is MSKQDRRPHATGKPKRGKPFREPRENGKFSSAQDKPSDRQGRSYIDKPKPGKPSRPQNSSPKLRHSQTAPTDRVERRHAGKGKPHPQKPGSRPEPRGAKLEPSYEARNRDRDRNRDRDRDRGGNTHPTQAKRHIPSRSVHKERQESPNFEPTPTDVTSATDTSEETDLIYGRHPVLAALESQRQLNRVWILPQLRYDPRFHSLLLQAKANGTIIDEVEPRRLSQITEGANHQGVAAQIAPYPYQDLADLIKNAKSTAEQPVLLVCDGINDPHNLGAIIRTAEALGAQGLIIPQRRAVGVTSTVVKVAAGALETFPIARVVNLSRALEDLKAAGFWIYGMAAGNGKLLHTVKFTGPIVLVVGSEGSGLSLLTQRCCDVLVSIPLQGKTPSLNASVATAMTLYETYRQRWSNILYLDTLPKDTLKNEV
- a CDS encoding DUF1816 domain-containing protein, giving the protein MKEVLIKILQFLGLAFWVEIVTDNPGCTYYFGPFFNEKEAVAAQGGYIEDLENEGTQGISVKIRRCKPNNLTIFEEEQGEHPASFLKTVTTFSRQAS
- a CDS encoding alpha/beta hydrolase, which encodes MSQVSSQALNLNVHVKGEGFPILCLHGHPGLGRSMSVFTNHLSQRFQTLAPDLRGYGNSRAQFDFMMTDHLIDLEALLDRFQIDRCLVLGWSLGGILAMELALKLPERVSGMILIATAARPRGSHPPISWEDNLYTGIASLINRVVPGWQWNIDTFGKRSLYRYLIQQHTPQAYEYLAFEAMSAYLQTSAAATRALNIALQSGYNRLPDLEQIQCPCFVMAGAADRHITMESSRETAQHLKDCQWQCYPNTAHLFPWEISQQVIRDIDGWIQINPQVLT